The following are encoded in a window of Cervus canadensis isolate Bull #8, Minnesota chromosome 11, ASM1932006v1, whole genome shotgun sequence genomic DNA:
- the LOC122449976 gene encoding olfactory receptor 1044-like, whose amino-acid sequence MAQINCTQVKEFILVGLTDQEELKMPLFVLFLSIYLFTVAGNLGLILVIRTDSRLHTPMYFFLSNLAFVDFCYASVVTPKMLGNFLYKPNVISFNSGAAQLGCFLTFMVSECLLLASMAYDRYVATCSPLLYVASMSRGVCTQLVAVPYSYSFLMALFHTIFTFRLAYCHSNTINHFYCDDVPLLRLTRSDTRSKQRWILACAGVTFISSVLIVFISYMFIISTILRMRSAEGRRKAFSTRSSHMLAVTIFYGTLIFMYLQPSSQHSLDTDKMASVFYTVIIPMLNPLIYSLRNKDVKNALKKVITNRNQAVCSQHLKHDLSK is encoded by the coding sequence ATGGCACAGATCAACTGCACTCAGGTAAAGGAGTTTATTCTCGTGGGCCTCACGGATCAAGAGGAGTTGAAGATGCCCCTCTTTGTCCTGTTCTTATCCATCTACCTCTTCACAGTAGCAGGCAACCTGGGTCTGATCCTAGTCATCAGAACAGATTCAAGACTCCACACGCCAATGTACTTCTTCCTTAGTAACCTGGCCTTTGTTGATTTCTGTTATGCTTCTGTCGTTACACCCAAAATGCTTGGAAATTTCTTGTACAAGCCAAATGTTATTTCTTTCAACTCAGGTGCTGCCCAGCTAGGCTGTTTCCTCACCTTCATGGTATCCGAGTGCTTACTGCTGGCTTCCATGGCCTACGATCGATACGTAGCCACTTGTAGCCCTCTCCTCTATGTGGCCTCAATGTCCCGAGGCGTCTGTACTCAGCTCGTAGCCGTCCCCTACAGCTACAGCTTTCTAATGGCGCTGTTTCATACCATCTTCACTTTTCGTCTCGCCTATTGCCACTCGAATACCATCAACCATTTCTACTGCGATGACGTGCCTCTGCTCAGGCTCACTCGCTCAGATACACGTTCCAAACAGCGATGGATTTTGGCCTGTGCTGGTGTTACTTTCATCTCCTCTGTTCTGATTGTCTTCATCTCCTACATGTTTATTATTTCTACCATCCTGAGAATGCGCTCAGCTGAGGGAAGACGCAAAGCCTTCTCCACACGTAGCTCCCACATGCTTGCGGTCACCATATTCTATGGGACCCTCATCTTTATGTACTTACAACCAAGTTCTCAGCATTCTCTTGACACAGATAAGATGGCCTCTGTCTTCTATACAGTGATCATTCCCATGTTGAACCCTTTAATTTACAGCCTCAGAAATAAGGATGTAAAAAATGCCCTGAAAAAAGTCATCACCAATAGAAACCAGGCTGTGTGTTCACAACATCTAAAACATGATTTGAGTAAATAA